DNA sequence from the Patescibacteria group bacterium genome:
CAATTTTTCAGTATAACTCTTCCAAGACTCATTTCTAACAGCAGCTGTTATTTTATTGCTATTCTTTACAGCCTCTTGGTAAGTTGTTGCACAAGCTTTGTTTGCTTCGATTTGATTTTCGCCATCTAGCGCGTTGATTTGACAAAGATTGCGAGCATCTAAAGCTGTAAGGATTGTTTGTGAGTAAGCAGTGAAGGCTTCTTTCAAGGCCGCATCCTTAGCATTGATCGCTTCTTTAACACATGGAACAGCACCAGCTTGCACTTTCTTCATTTCTTTCACTTGTTTCTTCTCTTGCACTTTAGCTTCTTTTCTGATCCCGAACAAAGATGTACCGATTTTTTTAATTTCTTTAAAATTATTCATTTCAGCCAAATTGGGAATTTTTTCCAATTCTCCTGCAACATCTTCTTTCTTAGTTTCTTTCTTTTCTGCGCTTGCCATTGATTTACCCTCAGCGCCCTTTCTAATACCCCATAACGCTGTGCCTTTTTTTACGATTTGTCCGAAGTTTTTAATTTCTGAAGGGTGAGAAATTTTTTCTAAGCCATCAGCCTTAACAGCTACTGCTAATCCCAAGATTAAGGAAAAAGCAACCACTAAAGATAGAGTTTTTTTCATAGTTTTTTTATCCAGCCGCAATTCATCATGTCGACTACAGATGGATTTATTTAATTATAAAAGAGAGAACATAGAGATGCCTCAATGTATTAAATATAGCATTTTTTTGATTCTCTGGCAATGCTTATTTATTCAGCCTCTTATCAATAATTGCTTCTGCCACCAACATCCCATCAATTGCCGCCGAGATGATTCCGCCAGCATAACCAGCACCTTCACCAGCTGGATAAATGCCTTTTATATTAGACTGTAAGGATTCATCACGAAAAATGCGCACTGGTGATGAGCTCCGAGTTTCTACTCCAGTCAGAATAGCATCGGGATGAGAGAAGCCTTTTATTTTTCTTTCCATTTCAGGCAAAGCCTTGCGAATACTGTTTAAAACGTAATCTGGTAAACAACTACTCAGTGAAGTGAGTCGCACACCTGGTTGATAGGTCGGAGTAACGCTCTTGGTGTCAGTTGATGGTTTATTTCTCATAAAATCACCTACTAATTGGGCTGGAGCGCGGTAATTGCCACCGCCGACTGAAAAAGCTTTTTCCTCCCATTTGCGCTGAAATTCAACACCAGCCAAGGGATGGTCAGACTTAAAATCACTGGGTAAAACGTTTACCAATAAAGCGCTATTGGAATTATCACTGTCGCGTGCGTTTTCGCTCATACCATTGGTAACCAATCTTCCATCTTCGGAAGCGGCTGCAACAACATAGCCACCTGGACACATGCAAAAAGTATAAACAGAACGGCTTTCGGTTACATGCTCGACTAACTTATAGCGAGCGGCTGGTAATTTGGGGTGATTATAAAAGTTGCCATATTGTGATTTGTTAATCATTTCCGATTGATGCTCAATACGCAGACCGATTGCAAACGGCTTTGCGGTCATTGTTAGATTTTTTTCATGAAGCATTTCGTAGGTGTCGCGCGCCGAGTGACCCACAGCCACCACTAACTCATCGACGCTTATTTTTTCATTTTCATTAAATATGGCTGTGACAATTTTATCATCAACAATTTCAATATCAGTTAAGCAAGTCTCAAAGCGCACTTCACCGCCTAATTTAATTATTTTCTCACGAATATTTTTAACAATTTTGCGCAATTTGTCAGTGCCAATATGTGCCTGAGCATCAATGGCAATTTCCGGTGATGCGCCCGCATTAATTAATTCATCAAAAATATACTTCTTACGTGGATTATCAACCATGGTGTATAATTTTCCATCAGAGAATGTCCCTGCCCCGCCTTCACCAAATTGAATATTTGATTGTGTATTTAATTTTCCTTCTTTAAAAAATTGATTGACATCTTTTATCCGCGCTTCAACATCTTTACCCCGCTCCACCACCAAAGGTTTTAAACCGGCCTGGGCTAAAAGCAAGGCAGCAAATAAACCACTCGGTCCAGAACCAATAATGACCGGTCTCTGGCTTTTTATGTCTTGAGATATGATTTTTAATTCATAAATATAAGGCATTTGTAATCGAATGCGGTGGCGCTTTATCTTATCTTTATGCGTTTCTACAATTTTAAGCAAATAATCTTCAGGATTTTTCAACTCAACATCTACGGAAAAAACAAAGAGAATTTTACGTTTGTTGCGTGAATCAATTGCCCGTTTAACAATGGTGTATTTTAATAATTCCGCCTCTTTAATTTCTAAAAGCTCCGCAATGCGCAACCCCAAAACACTTTCATCCTCTTCAAGACCAAGTGTTAGTTCTTCAACTCTGATTAATTTATCATTTTTCATAATTACATTTTAAAAACATATTGAATAATAAGTCCTGCGATAACACTAATTCCATAAAGAAGGCCCATGATTTTGAGCACGTCTTTTTTGTTTTTTTCTTCACGAAATAAAACCAAAATACCAAGACCGCCACTAGCACTAAGGCCGGCAATAACGGAACCGAATGTAATTGCGTGACTCATGTACATTTGTGTAATGGTGACCGAGGCAATACAATTTGGAATCAAGCCGATTAGCGCTGTTAAAAATGGCTGCCAAAAACTCTGACCAAGGAATAATTTTTCAAAAGTTGCTTGGCCAACTTGGAAGATGATTAGATTTAACAATAGCGATGCTCCGAAAATATAGGAAAAAATCTTCGCCGTGTGCTTAATCGGGTGCCAAATAATTTCCCTGGGATTAAATTTTTTCGATTCTGAGCTAGGACTATGTCCGCAACAGGCAATCTCATCAACAACAGAGTCATGATTATGGTGCGAGTCATCGTGCCCGTGTGTATAAGCCTCGATATGTTCTAGAGTGAATTTATTTTTCTTTCTAAAAAAGAAATCAACTGTGTAGCCCGCTATTATTGCCACGGCTATCTTGGTTAAAATTAGTGGCAAAATAATTCCAATCTTGTCTGGCTGAGATAAGATAACTGGAATCGCCTCATCAGACGTTGATAGAAAAACAGCCAACAAGGTACCAATTGTTACCAATCTCTGTGAATATAAAGCTGCCCCAACCACGGAAAAGCCACACTGAGGAAAACCTCCAGCAAGGGCACCAATTGCCGGACCGGCAGCACCAGCACCCTGAACTTTTTTTCTGATCAAATTGCCAAATTTATATTCAACCAACTCAATACCGATATACACGATTAGGAGTAAGGGGATCATGCTCACCGAGTCAAGTAAAACATCTAAAAATAGTTCGTACATATAATTTATTTATATAGGAATAATAATTAACTCAAGGTAATTATATCCTTCTTGGGCATTATAGTCAACTAAAAAAGAGTCCGTTATGAACTCTTTTCTCGCTCAAGGAGGTTAATTATTTCACCTCATAAACCAAGGTTACATCAACCTTAATTTCATTTTGACCAGTTTGAACGGTTGGGCTTGTCAAGGCATCTCCGCCCCCGCCCATACCTAATTCCATCTTGGTATTAGAGTACATTGGATACACAATCGGATTAGCATTTTCGGTCACAGTTTTGACTGCCCCCAATGTCATTCCCGCTTGATCCGCAATCATCTGCGCTTTTTCCTTGGCTTTTTGAATTGCCAATTCCCGTGCTTGATTTTTTAAGGCATATTCATCGTCAATAGTAAAATTGATATTACCGATTTGATTAGCGCCCTGTTCGGTTGTCTTTGCAATTACATCACCAATAATATTTAAATCTCGGATTTTTAAAGTTAAAGTTTGAGTCACCTCGTAACCAATTAACTCCTGCCCTTTATTATTAGTCCAATTATATATAGGGTTCAAGTTGTAGTCACTGGTTTTAATATCCTTGTCATCAATTTTCAATTTTTTCAATTCAGCAATAATGCTATTCATTTTTGCAGTGCTGTCCTTCGTCGCCTCCGCCGCCGTCTTCTTCGCCCCCGTCTTCAAACCCACGTTAATATTAGCAATATCCGCCTTGGCATAGACAGTGCCTGAACCGACCACAGAAAAACGGTCTTGATTATTAATTTTATTCGTGGTTATTAACGACACAATGACAATTGCACCAACTACTAAAATCACCAAAGTAGCTAGAAAGGTATGAGTTTTTTGCATAAAATTATTTTTTAATAATAAAGATTATGCATTTATTGTACCATATTTTGGCAAAATGAAAAAGAGAGAAGATTTTTCTCCGCTCTTTTTATTTCATTCTAACGATTGTTATTTTTCTCCGTCCCACTCCGCATAAAATTCTTTCAGATACAGCTCCATAAATTTATGCCGCGCAACTGCAATCTTTTTAGCTGTTTTGGTGTTGATTAGATTTTTCAAAAGCAATAGCTTTTCATAGAAATGATTTATAGTCGGACTATTGTTTTTCTTATACGCTTTAAATGAGTTATGCATTTCTGGCTTGATATCCGGATTATACATTTCTCGACCAGTGTGTCCGCCATAAGCGAAAGTTCTCGCTATTCCTATAGCACCGATCGCGTCGAGTCTGTCAGCGTCTTGGACAATTTCACCCTCCAGTGTCTTCATTGTGGTTTTGACACCAGCGCCCTTAAAAGACAAATCTTTTATTATTGCTGCAACATGTTCAACAATATCTTTATCAACTTTTAATTCTTGCAGCCACTCAGATGTTAGCCTAGGTCCTACACTATCATCACCGTCGGTAAATTTCCAATCAGCAATATCGTGAAGCAAGGCCGCCAATTCTATCACAAATAAATCCCCTTTTTCTTTATTGCCTATCTCTTTGGCAAGCGTCCAGACTCGATAAATATGCCACCAGTCATGCCCTGACCCTTCGCCCGATAATTTCTTTTCAATATATTCTCTAGTTTTTTCGATTATTTGTTTTTTGTTCATAAGTTTATTCCACGTCTTTATGTTGTTCTGGATATCTTCCCAATACTTCGACATGGGCAACATTAATATCTTTGTCATTTATTGGATATTCCGTGGCGATACACACATCGCTATTTTTAAATTCGTTTGTCTGAGATTTGTGAATAATTTTCATATGAATAATTTTATATCAAAAATTGATTGTTGTAATTTAAGAATATTCTATTTTGGTATAGGTGTCAATTAATATATTTAAATTAAATACACAATATTCTATCAGTCGCCCTAGCTCCTTCCAGAATGACAATATTTAAAAATAAAAAAAGAACGAGGTTGACAATTTTGAAAAATAATGCTAAAGTCTGGGAAATAATTCCGTACATTTAAATATTAATCTAAGCATACGAGGGGGCAAAAATGGATAACCAATTTATGGATATTTTTAAACTGGATAAGGAAGGACTGAAAAATCTTAGGCCGGAAGATGTGATGCGGAAAATTTCGATTGAGGAATTTTTCCATATTCTCAAAACTCTTAACAACTTATGGTTTTACGACCGTGAGGCCTTAAAAAATGGAAAGGTCGGATATCATGCAATTTTAAAATCAGAGCTTTGTAGTGATGGATTTGTAAATCTAAAAGGAGTTCTTAAACAATATCCAAACATACGCAAAATTATGGCGTATCAGCTCAAATGGATGATTTTGGAACGGGTAGATAAAGGTATGAAAATGCCCACCCATCTTGCCGGAGTACCAGATGCTGCCACCGAACTCGGCGAGGATCTTGCAGAAATTCTGGGCATAAAATTGGCTCGAGTTGCAAAGACCACAGAGGGACACATTGTTTTCCTCACTAAATTAAATAAAAATGAATCCCTCCTTCTTGTTGAGGATATCTGCTCAAAAGCGACTGGTATCACAGAAACAATAAACGACGCCACTGAGTGTGGCATGGTGGACGCTAGTGCCATTATCAAGGTGGAGATTGTACTCCTTAACCGTGGCGGTCTTAAGTCATTTATTGTTGATGGATACGAATATGAGGTCCTTTCTGCGTTTGAGCACCGCATAAGAGAATACATGCCACCTGGCGCGACCGACGATCTCAGAAATAAATATCCAGATACGCCACCCTGTCCGCTATGCGCGCTCGGTGTACCAAGGGATAAACCCAAAAAAACAGAGGAAAGCTGGACACGCATAACAACAGCGCAGCTCTGAATTGTTCAAAAATAACAAAATAAAGCCAACAAACAAAATATTAATTTTGCAAGTTGGCTTTTTTATTTGCGAATTTAAAATAATTACATTTTTTGCTCTTCCTTTATTTCCGCCATCACTTTCTTCTCTGACTTGTAAAATTTCATTAAGGTTAAAATTAACAAACTGCCCAAGATAATTCCAGCTACATTTAACAAGAGAACATTTAAAGCATTTTCAAAAGCCGGCATTTCATTCTGAGATAAAGCAAGTCCAACCACTGTTAACGGCGGAATCAAGGTGACAGTAATAGCCACACCTGGCAAATTACTGTTAAGCTCTTTTTTGGCCCAAGTAAAGCTAGCGGCAACACCAGCAATAGCTGCAATAGCGAAAACAGAAATTGACGGGTGCATAGCGGTTACGATTTCCGAAGACAATAAATTGAATTCAATACTTTTACCCAATACGAAAGCGATTAGTACTGCTAGAAAAAAAGAAGACAACAAAATACGAATTGATCTAATTAAAACTTTGATATTTAAAATTACCGCCCCAAGGGATATTGCTAAAATCGGTGATAAAAGTGGCGTCACGAGCATGCCCCCAATAACAAGAACAATACTATTAATTATCACTCCCCAACTCACGATTATACTGGAAAGAAAAACTAAAAAATAAAAATCACTTCTAGGTGCTGATGATTCAATAATATTAGCACAAAGCTCGTTTCTTTCTGCATTGCTTACTTCAAAAAGATGTACAATAGAATGGTTATTACTATTTCGAAATGGATTAAACATAAAAAATACTTAAAAAAAATAAACTACATTTTACCTTATTTAGGATTAATAATTAAATAAACTCCTCGAATTTAATTATAACACAACATCATCATTTTTAAAAATTAAAAAAATAGGGACCACATCTCTGTAGTCCCCGGTTATTCCCCGCAGGGATTTTATTTGTTTTTCTCATCCTCTAATACTTTTTTTATAATTATTGATAAATCTGACATCTTTACTGGTTTTAGAATAAATTCTTTAACACCTAGTCCTCTAGCTACCTCCGGTGACATAATTGAACTATAGCCAGTGCACATGATAATCGGAATATCTGGTCGAATGTTTATAATTTTATCCGCCAATTGCGCCCCAGTTAACTCTGGCATTGTTTGGTCAGTTAAAATTAAATCAAAGGAATCTGGACTGTCTTCAAAAATTTTCAAAGCTTCAAGACTGCTAGTGGTACTAATTACATCATACCCTAATAATCTTAAACCCATTGCACAAACATCGGCAATTTGCGGTTCATCATCAACTAGGAGAATTTTTTCACTACCAAGAATAATCAACTCATCTACTTTTTGGCACTTTACTTCCTCTCCACACCAGAGAGGTATAAAAACATTAAACGTAGAACCTTTTCCCAATTCAGAATCAACCGTCACGAAGCCGCCATAGGTAGCCACTATTCCGTGGACGATGGCCAAGCCCATACCGGTTCCTTTGCCAGCACCCCTAGTGGTAAAATAGGGATCAAAGATTCTTTCCTTTACTCTTGAATCCATACCAACACCAGTGTCGGAAATTGACAACTGCATATACGCGCCGGGCTTTGCATCTTCGTTTTTTAGAACCTGATCTTCACTGATAACGACTTTTTTCAAAACTACTGTTAATGCGCCGCCCAATTGCTCCATTGCGTGAAAAGCATTTGTGCATAAATTTGTTACAACTTGATGTATTTGCGTCGCATCAGCTAAAACATAGTTTTGTTCATTGTCTATTTCCTGCACGATTTTAATCGTCGTTGGTAACGAAGATCGCATCATTTTTAATATTTCCTTAATACAAGTCGATAATTGCAATGGCATAAACTCAGCTTTATGTTGGCGGCTAAAACAAAGAATTTGATTGATAAGTAGCTTTGCTCTTTTAGCCGCTGCTACAACATGGCTTAAGTTTTTTTCTTGTTCAGAATCTTTTGGTGCCAATGCGATCGTTAACTCTGTATACCCAAAAATAATACTCAGAATATTATTAAAGTCATGTGCAATTCCTCCCGCCAATGTGCCAATAGCTTCCATTTTTTGTGCTTGATTCAATCTATCTTGAAGCTTTACACGCTCAATTTCAGTCAACTCGCTCTTATTTTTCTCCGTGTGCAACTCCTGGATTTGGCGAATCATCTGCTTGTTCAAGTCAATAATCTTAGCTTCGGCCATATCCCTGTTTCGAAATATGATTTTAAATTTCCCATGAACAAAAAATATGCCAATCAT
Encoded proteins:
- a CDS encoding NAD(P)/FAD-dependent oxidoreductase; this encodes MKNDKLIRVEELTLGLEEDESVLGLRIAELLEIKEAELLKYTIVKRAIDSRNKRKILFVFSVDVELKNPEDYLLKIVETHKDKIKRHRIRLQMPYIYELKIISQDIKSQRPVIIGSGPSGLFAALLLAQAGLKPLVVERGKDVEARIKDVNQFFKEGKLNTQSNIQFGEGGAGTFSDGKLYTMVDNPRKKYIFDELINAGASPEIAIDAQAHIGTDKLRKIVKNIREKIIKLGGEVRFETCLTDIEIVDDKIVTAIFNENEKISVDELVVAVGHSARDTYEMLHEKNLTMTAKPFAIGLRIEHQSEMINKSQYGNFYNHPKLPAARYKLVEHVTESRSVYTFCMCPGGYVVAAASEDGRLVTNGMSENARDSDNSNSALLVNVLPSDFKSDHPLAGVEFQRKWEEKAFSVGGGNYRAPAQLVGDFMRNKPSTDTKSVTPTYQPGVRLTSLSSCLPDYVLNSIRKALPEMERKIKGFSHPDAILTGVETRSSSPVRIFRDESLQSNIKGIYPAGEGAGYAGGIISAAIDGMLVAEAIIDKRLNK
- a CDS encoding arsenic efflux protein, translating into MYELFLDVLLDSVSMIPLLLIVYIGIELVEYKFGNLIRKKVQGAGAAGPAIGALAGGFPQCGFSVVGAALYSQRLVTIGTLLAVFLSTSDEAIPVILSQPDKIGIILPLILTKIAVAIIAGYTVDFFFRKKNKFTLEHIEAYTHGHDDSHHNHDSVVDEIACCGHSPSSESKKFNPREIIWHPIKHTAKIFSYIFGASLLLNLIIFQVGQATFEKLFLGQSFWQPFLTALIGLIPNCIASVTITQMYMSHAITFGSVIAGLSASGGLGILVLFREEKNKKDVLKIMGLLYGISVIAGLIIQYVFKM
- a CDS encoding SIMPL domain-containing protein (The SIMPL domain is named for its presence in mouse protein SIMPL (signalling molecule that associates with mouse pelle-like kinase). Bacterial member BP26, from Brucella, was shown to assemble into a channel-like structure, while YggE from E. coli has been associated with resistance to oxidative stress.) — translated: MQKTHTFLATLVILVVGAIVIVSLITTNKINNQDRFSVVGSGTVYAKADIANINVGLKTGAKKTAAEATKDSTAKMNSIIAELKKLKIDDKDIKTSDYNLNPIYNWTNNKGQELIGYEVTQTLTLKIRDLNIIGDVIAKTTEQGANQIGNINFTIDDEYALKNQARELAIQKAKEKAQMIADQAGMTLGAVKTVTENANPIVYPMYSNTKMELGMGGGGDALTSPTVQTGQNEIKVDVTLVYEVK
- a CDS encoding HD domain-containing protein, which gives rise to MNKKQIIEKTREYIEKKLSGEGSGHDWWHIYRVWTLAKEIGNKEKGDLFVIELAALLHDIADWKFTDGDDSVGPRLTSEWLQELKVDKDIVEHVAAIIKDLSFKGAGVKTTMKTLEGEIVQDADRLDAIGAIGIARTFAYGGHTGREMYNPDIKPEMHNSFKAYKKNNSPTINHFYEKLLLLKNLINTKTAKKIAVARHKFMELYLKEFYAEWDGEK
- a CDS encoding phosphoribosyltransferase, with amino-acid sequence MDNQFMDIFKLDKEGLKNLRPEDVMRKISIEEFFHILKTLNNLWFYDREALKNGKVGYHAILKSELCSDGFVNLKGVLKQYPNIRKIMAYQLKWMILERVDKGMKMPTHLAGVPDAATELGEDLAEILGIKLARVAKTTEGHIVFLTKLNKNESLLLVEDICSKATGITETINDATECGMVDASAIIKVEIVLLNRGGLKSFIVDGYEYEVLSAFEHRIREYMPPGATDDLRNKYPDTPPCPLCALGVPRDKPKKTEESWTRITTAQL
- a CDS encoding DUF389 domain-containing protein, producing the protein MFNPFRNSNNHSIVHLFEVSNAERNELCANIIESSAPRSDFYFLVFLSSIIVSWGVIINSIVLVIGGMLVTPLLSPILAISLGAVILNIKVLIRSIRILLSSFFLAVLIAFVLGKSIEFNLLSSEIVTAMHPSISVFAIAAIAGVAASFTWAKKELNSNLPGVAITVTLIPPLTVVGLALSQNEMPAFENALNVLLLNVAGIILGSLLILTLMKFYKSEKKVMAEIKEEQKM
- a CDS encoding response regulator, which produces MKIKYLKDLFGHKAQGDFIQVQRVLILVAVFLTLIILAQGYKINQNQTWCFIFWVILMIGIFFVHGKFKIIFRNRDMAEAKIIDLNKQMIRQIQELHTEKNKSELTEIERVKLQDRLNQAQKMEAIGTLAGGIAHDFNNILSIIFGYTELTIALAPKDSEQEKNLSHVVAAAKRAKLLINQILCFSRQHKAEFMPLQLSTCIKEILKMMRSSLPTTIKIVQEIDNEQNYVLADATQIHQVVTNLCTNAFHAMEQLGGALTVVLKKVVISEDQVLKNEDAKPGAYMQLSISDTGVGMDSRVKERIFDPYFTTRGAGKGTGMGLAIVHGIVATYGGFVTVDSELGKGSTFNVFIPLWCGEEVKCQKVDELIILGSEKILLVDDEPQIADVCAMGLRLLGYDVISTTSSLEALKIFEDSPDSFDLILTDQTMPELTGAQLADKIINIRPDIPIIMCTGYSSIMSPEVARGLGVKEFILKPVKMSDLSIIIKKVLEDEKNK